aatgtagcgttgtacctacactttctacagtgtaacctgagaccagggcctgCCCGTTACACTGGCATTATAGATGtttgcctagggcgccagatctgtggaggcgctgcgctgacagctctgggagggaaaacaaatgttttgactgttggtgctcatcctaatgttcggccttgatgtaacaacattcataattaagtaaatgtaacaccctttttcaccccggctacacttttcatttgccctgtacgatgggcgctgcaagtgatgaaaatgggggatgttggcttatctggcacccgcagctcacagccaaaatgcgagtgagcgagggagaaagggagggcgctgttgttattagcatctggtgctagctgctctaacggaagaataatatgtttctacaatgatgtggaggagagtcctctccagtcagactgaggctgataactacagctcagtgaagtaaaggactctgagggtttagatcgttcacttagtctaagttatctcagtgggtctcaaacgttttgatcaccatttatgtaaacacatatttccaaggcccccccctagatctagtctctagtaattctgcttaaagtgcaccagattgaagcattttgctttaaaatgttcaaacatttcttcttggtatgcctgagaaggcagatatgcttgttttttctcaacaagaacttaatcattttttttaccctgcccctcaaagaatcggaattgagaaccgttaagaaccggaatcgagaagtagaatcggaatcgtggaaattcaaacgatacccaaccctactccctaactcccaccaacaacattgcctaCATAACTTTACAAATGTACTAAACTGTGCACATCTGATAACTGAAATAACTATTAACTCGGACACgctataatattatcattaatATTTACATTAAAACATTCCTTTGCCAGGTAAGAACAACCAAAATAAGTTTGTAAAAGCAGAATTAAAACACTGTTTCTGTGCTCCTACAATATCTTTGTATAATACCATTACACCCTAAGCGTACAAGTACACAATAGCGATCGTTCACTGTTTCAACTGGCATGCTGTGGCATTTAACCTCATCACCACAccgcaaacagacacacacacacacacacacacacacacacacacacacacacacacacacacacacacacacacacacacacacaacacacatataccatgtatacatcacttcaggggacattacattgacttacatgcatgtcCTGGAGACttttcctaaccttaaccataaccaacacatgcctaaccctaaccctaaccttaaccttacccttaccctaatcctaaacctaaccaagtcttcaccctaaaatgaatgatcccccttatgggcaGTGGCGACTGTTCATTatccccacctagtgtcagcagaaagtattacaaataatgattacaaaaaaatgcaaaaaattaatacaaaaatatattaaatatattttaagatcatgtttactcttctgattcgtctgtacattgctgttttagtctgtgttcttctaattagtgtctacagtgtgtgcctattgagctgtttagagccatgtgggacaaaacccgatcctgcccctccctctcactgtctaagtgaacggtgactgcaaaaactacactgcgcatgctcagagtatgtTCCTATTTAATGAGTGGCAACAAAATAATGACCCTaggggcatagtgctgccatccccaccatacgtcatctcacatcattcagagctgattggctgtaagtacgtgtgccgcgaaaaagtggtggtgtgtgaagaggagacgagagagagctgcagtgaggtgtcctcaaaccaggaagtaagctgtgcatggcttccctcgacctaaaagcaacgatgatttctccataggattttagaaaatagctccaaataaggtctgtgggaaacaaacctgttagataaatgaacgttttgttcagccggataatatccacatgtctaccctacttttataattttcgaatcataaatctattgattagattagatttatgatagacttttgaaactacaagaacataaggaggacttttacaaaaaagtaatagagatttttgtccagaaggataggcaaatggacttcatcttcaagtcaaggtaagaccgcaattttattgaaaatgggatcttactaagagagaacaattcaatatttaaatgataaaattacattttttgggtatccttctgttgaactgtctgtttaaaattaattgaagcatcagacaaaaaaagcttttgaaaataatattatattttgatttaggtcaaaatataatatttgtaaacctgaagagtcagagccagtgcctcaccagccatgaacctcactgcagaagcgtATAGAgtagacatctacgttttttgtgccccaccacttttgtacatatagaaacgccactgcatatggggacctccaatttgtccccataagggaggcgagtccccacacgtgactatgtaaacatatttaggtccccacaagtatagtaatgctagtccacacacacacacatacatatagatacattttcataacaaaacaatagggttgctaagccgttgctaggccaattgttggagttgctatagcaactaaACTAACctaccccctggcgccgcccctgctTGATATGCTGATATACAAGAGAGGGCGTTACAGtcaacaagatggaggaatactggttcaaagcagtattctgACATTAGCTCAGATTAGCTAAGGCCTACGTAAGCAATACACATGACAGTCATATGTCTATCTCTCTAGGCAGGGCTGTGTCATCTGCCAATCGTAGGAACATAGCTATCATGACTTCAACACAGTGTCTCATGAGCATGTAGTCAGACATCCGGCTACGTACACAGCTATGTAGGGCCTCTGTTATCAGGTGATACTCCGATACAGAAGGAACATTCAGTATTTCCAAACAAAAGTGATGAATATGTCCTTTCACCAATCAGAGAACTGAGACTTTAACAACCAACCAATTGCAGCGCTGGGCTCCGGAGACGACGGCTGGTCGATGACGGTGAAGCCGGAGGTCCGGGCCCTGGAGGGTTACCCCGTGGTGCTGCCCTGCACCTTCAGCCACCCGCAGCACTCCCAACATACATCTCTGCAGCTGCTGTGGCGTCTGGGCCACGGGCAGGGCGCCTCCGTCCTGTTCCGCTGCACCAGCCGGACAGGGGCCCCCGGCTGCGAGCCGGGCCCCCAGCAGGACCAGCGGTACCGGCTGGAGGGGAACCCGCGGGAGCATGACCTGTCGCTGAGGATCAACAGCGCCGCCCTGCAGGACAGCGGGCGCTACTACTGCcgggtggaggtgcagggccggGACCACGTCAGCTTCGAGGACAAGATAGGGACCCGGCTCAGAGTGGAGGGTACGTTTACAGAGCACATAATAAagaacacagggatgttagcctctgcagaccatttacctgCACTAACACCTATAgaacactacaggagagggaagacCCCCACAATGCAGAATATGGCCTCTTTAAAGGTTGTCTTTCAGCTCTACAGTAAGACATGTCTTGGCATGTTGGGTATTAAAACCTTGTCCCTGTTAggatctgtttttctttttaaatgtatttttatttttgaattatcAAGGACTGTCGGCTTCCTGTCTTTCTTTGAAGGATGTTCACCCCCTGTCTGtcatgtctgtatttgcttcctgtctgtgtgttccctcctgtgtgattgtctgattgtgttcccctgcgcccccccccctgtgtTTGTTTCACCTCCCctctccagctgtgtcttgtcttgtGTGTTTAGTCTTGCTTGCCCTTGTGTCCCAAGTTCGTCGTCGTTTTATGGTGGTTTGGTTCCTGTTCCCGGTGTTCTGGATTTCCCTGTTCCGCCCTCCTATGGTcccggtttgttttctcacaaAACAACATGTAAtagctacgttggtccacagggAAAAACGTAGCAtcttcacaaataaccctctcaagACATGACATGGATACAAAATCTTTGTCAAAACAAACATGGAGCTCAAATAATCTTTATAATATCTATGCGGTGTCGGTGAAGGATGCGAGCCCCCCCGGCTCTTCTACTGATGTACATCCCAACTGTGTTGACCCGCTCGCTGCGTCAGGGACCGTGAGTGCCTGTGTGAGCCCTGGAGGAACTGCAGTAAATTCGCAGGTATGGAGTCAAGTTGTGAAACAGGGCCGAGGTCGGAGGAATAGGGCCGAGGGCCAGTCTGCCTTATCTAAACAGCTTGTTGGGAAACCTGAACGGAGGATGCCTAAGCCTATTGTTGGCACTGCTGCACAAGGGAATATAAAAGTGATCCGTACGAAGTTGGTGAGTGTTTTTGCTACCAAATTCTCGCCAGAACCTTGACGCTGAGGACACTGTCCGAATATCTAACTGAACAACTCGGCCGTGATGTTAACTGTCACCGTATTGACACTGCGAGCAGCAGATATAGCTCGTTTAAAGTGTGTGCTGAGTGCAATGAAGTTGCGGAGATGTTTAAACCCAGAACTCTGGCCTGAAGGCTCAGTTGTGAGGCGATACTATGAACCACGTAAGCGGAGGTGATAGGGGCTAGCAGAGCTGGTGCAGGGTACTGAATGGGGCTACGGCTGAGCTGCTTAGGCTAAACGTTATGCGGGTTGGATCATTTAACTGTCGCGGGCTGCGCCTGGGCAACAGCGCTGCTGATAGGATCCGACGTGTAGTGGTGGACACTTGCTAcaaaaatgtgacattttatgCTTGCAAGAAACTTTCTTACCTAAGCAGGACTTGGGAAAGTTTGAACTCTCTTAATGACAATTTTCACGGGGCTGCGTGAGTCCACTACGGACCTATCTCTGGGAATGTGAGAGGAAGGAGAGCAGGGGGCCGTGGCTATCCTGTGGCACAAAAAGCTGGACGCTGTCATTAATGTCATCAGGCTTGAAGTTGACTGGTGTATTGCTGTACAGATCAAAATGAATAACAAGGAGTTTAGCATTCTCAATGTATATACACCATATGAGTCACAGCATAATGAAGATGAATACCTGAACAGACTTGCTTTTATACATTCTTTTATTGTTGATAATCATTCCTCCAGTGTTTATGTAGTGGGTGATATGAATGCTGACATATCAGACAAAAGGTCCTTGTTTGCTAAGcatatgctacagttctgtgATGATAACAATCTTATATTATCAAGCCAAATACTTCTGCCTACAGATAGCTATTCATATATAAGCGAGGCCTGGCATACAACTTCATGGCTTGACCATTGCATAAGCACTGCTAATGCCCATGACATTGTAAGATCAATTGAGATTGTGTATGAGGCATCAATGTCAGATCACATTCCTTTTATAATGTCACTAGATTGTGATAGTCTCCCTGAGATGTCTCAGGAGGCTAAACATGCCTGTACCACTAAAGTGGACTGGTCCAAGCTCACAAATGAGGATAGGCTATTGTACTATGGGAGAACTGATGTCCTATTGAGTGATGTATATCTACCCAAAGTGGcaactctgtgtgttgatgtgggttgtaatgaaagctctcaccgtgaagacctctgtaacatgtatgattgtattgtgggagctgtatgggaggccagtataccgtgctgtacctactctaggaagagacacaacgtcaagccagggtggaatacacatgtggctgatcaatacgctgaagccaagaatgcttttggggcctgggtccaggcaggaaggcccagagaggggcctgtcctggatctcaaaaagcgtacacatgctagatataaatatgcagttcgttatgtcaacaaacacacagaaacattgagagcggactcgatggctgaaaagctccttcataatgatgtgactggcttctggaaggaggtgagagctctgaacagggCCAGTACGTCATTACCGTGTACCATAGAGGGAGTATCTGGAGCCGATAACATAGCCGAGTTGTGGAGGCAACATTACTCTACTAtacttaattgtgttaaaagtgacccctacaaagttggtagtgttgtgaaaagtgacgcagtgggaatcacagctaaagaggtttatcgagcaattgagcagctagctgataacaaagcatgcggctctgaccgaatcactgcagagcaccttaaactggcaagcccgaaggttgcagttcttcttgccatttgttttaccggcctcatgactcatggtgtgttgccagactccatgttgacggttaccttggtccctgtcattaaggacagagcgggcaaggtagggagcttggataactatagaccaattgctctggccagtgtgttatccaaagtcctggaaagaattttgttggatagactatgttcttatttatgtacctcAGATAACCAGATTGGTTTCAAGGCTAAGCATGGTACTGAGCTATGCATCTatgctttgaaggaaatggtagaaacatatagaagacagaattccactgttctgattggtttcattgatgcctctaaggcttttgaccgagttaaccatcataaactgtttttaaaattgagacaaagaggtgtgcctaacagtataattaagatcctgg
This DNA window, taken from Pseudochaenichthys georgianus unplaced genomic scaffold, fPseGeo1.2 scaffold_567_arrow_ctg1, whole genome shotgun sequence, encodes the following:
- the LOC117443251 gene encoding sialic acid-binding Ig-like lectin 15, which gives rise to FNNQPIAALGSGDDGWSMTVKPEVRALEGYPVVLPCTFSHPQHSQHTSLQLLWRLGHGQGASVLFRCTSRTGAPGCEPGPQQDQRYRLEGNPREHDLSLRINSAALQDSGRYYCRVEVQGRDHVSFEDKIGTRLRVEAPPKILSLWAEGSEQSGFTALCRVQGSPPPDVQWLGTEGSMLEGAMLEGAHPLTQDSKECFHTVSQLRDVSPGQQYTCSASNPLGKDKAVLYVLPPRPHVGGASTPLLLLLSLPLGAKVLLLLLLGGVWAVHGVRCWRK